A single genomic interval of Mucilaginibacter robiniae harbors:
- the trpC gene encoding indole-3-glycerol phosphate synthase TrpC, with amino-acid sequence MTILDNIVLKKKKEVAAAKMVTSYTQLEEREMFLRDTLSFRDFLLNPARTGIIAEFKRRSPSKGVINDEAKVADVTMGYNSAGASALSVLTDRHFFGGRKMDLLEARKVNHIPILRKDFMIDEYQIVEAKTLGADVILLIAAILTPEQIKHFATTAKSVGLNVLLEVHNQEELERSLDDNVDAVGVNNRNLADFTTSVETSFRLVEHIPDQFLKVSESAISNPETIKELKAAGFNGFLIGENFMKHRYPGYAMEEFVRQLQ; translated from the coding sequence ATGACGATTTTAGATAACATTGTATTAAAAAAGAAAAAAGAAGTAGCTGCTGCCAAAATGGTCACTTCTTATACCCAATTGGAAGAACGCGAGATGTTTTTGCGCGATACGCTTTCCTTTCGTGATTTTTTGCTAAACCCTGCCCGTACCGGCATCATTGCCGAGTTTAAACGCAGGTCGCCATCTAAAGGTGTAATTAACGATGAGGCCAAAGTTGCCGATGTAACTATGGGTTACAATTCGGCCGGAGCCTCTGCCCTATCGGTACTAACCGACCGGCATTTTTTTGGCGGCCGTAAAATGGATTTACTGGAAGCCCGCAAGGTAAACCACATCCCGATTTTGCGCAAAGATTTCATGATTGATGAATATCAAATTGTTGAAGCCAAAACCCTGGGTGCTGATGTTATTCTGCTGATTGCCGCCATATTAACGCCTGAACAGATTAAACACTTTGCCACTACTGCCAAAAGTGTGGGTTTGAATGTATTGCTGGAAGTGCACAATCAGGAAGAGCTGGAACGCAGCCTGGATGATAACGTGGATGCCGTTGGTGTAAATAACCGTAATTTAGCTGATTTTACTACTTCGGTAGAAACTTCTTTCCGGTTGGTTGAACACATTCCCGATCAGTTTTTGAAAGTATCCGAAAGTGCCATCAGCAACCCGGAAACGATTAAAGAATTAAAAGCTGCCGGTTTTAATGGTTTTCTGATTGGTGAAAACTTTATGAAGCACCGCTACCCTGGCTATGCCATGGAAGAGTTTGTAAGGCAACTACAATAG